TCTGGTTCAGTACCAATAGCCTTAATTAAGGGGTCACATATGAATTGCCACATCTGTGCAAGATACTCTGGGCCACGAATTCTTGCACATTCCAGGAGAAAAGGCATGGACTCTGCTGCTGCCACTCGAACACTGTcatggaaataaaatttcagtaaagGAACCATCAGCTTCACAACTTGTTCTGTATATTCCACAAACCCTTCCCTTAACTCCTTTGCATAGTAAACCAACATCTGGCAAGCAGTTGCTTTTGCTTCAAGTCCTGAAGTTTTAATTCCAAAACTCTGCTGGTCTCCAAGATTTACAAATTGCCAGCCATCATCATCACTCATATTCTCCACATCCTGTGTGTCCAAGAGAGCAACATCAGGTTTAGCTGAAGCAGTTTTAATAAGAGGCTCAATAACCAGTGGAAGGTACTGTTGAAAATCTTTCCCAAGAATTTTACACATTCTAGCCCATGCTGAAACCATATAAGACGTCTGAGGATCATCATCTTCCATATTATTTAAGTCTGTTTGTGTCTTCAACAACAGCTGCATCACATTTGATGCATCTTGCATAAATTTTTCCTTCCCAACAGCAAGACCAATATGGCTAATGCACTCAATAGTTTTTCCTCTCAGAAGCTTGAGGTCCTTCTGAAGAGCAAGCTCAACGATGTGCTTTAGTGAGGGCATGAATATATCATAATATGGGacaaatttttcttctattgtaTCTGCAACTGATGCAATGGTTGTTATAAGTTGTTCCAAGGCCAACTTAGTTCCATTCCGAATCAACTCTTGAAGTTTAATCACCAAGATGGAATGTAGATTTTTCACCATGCTATCCAAATACAGAACTAGCAATGATTTGGGACAgtcttcaataaaaataataagagcagaAGCTGCATGTGATTGCACACGCTGATTACCTTGATTTTCCATGGTACGTAACAGAGCTGCAATCACTGTTTCATgaaatttcttttggaaattaGGTGCAAAATCTGTAGCCATCTGTCCAAGTGTAGTACAGGCTGCAGCCCTCACCCTTGGATGAGGATcctgaagaaaaagcaaaacggAGTTAACTGTTTCATCTAGTATTGATTCCATTTGTTGATGGCATCCTTCTCCAATGGCAGATAAGGCCATTAATCCAGCATGTCGGTATTTCCAGTCAGGGCTCTGAAGCATCTGCATGATATGCTCCTTGGTCATTGGTAAAACAACTTTTCCACCAAGCCCACAAGCCAGTCTGTCTAGTGCACTCTCAGCAGCAACTGCATTGCTGTCAAAATCATCTTCTTCCATTTCATCAGCATTTACCCAGTCCTCGTCATCTTGCAGATCAACCATCATTGCTAATATATGAGGAACTGCCTGTGCaataatatttgtatgttttttcaaCATTGGAGTGGCAGTTTCAGACAAAGTCACTATAACTTCTAGGGCCAGCTGGCGCTGCAGATTACTAAGCCTAGAGTCTCCACATAACTTCAAACTCAACTGTAGAGTATCTTCTAAATAAGGACCCAAGTACTTAGGTACAGTATCTGCAATCTCAACAAGGGATTCTAGCACTGAATCATCATCCTGGTAGCATGAGTCATTCACAGCCTGTAAGATTCCAGGAAGCAAGTCTGCGAAGTCTTTGAAAAGAGCAATATTATTCTCATTAGCAAGTACAAATGCAGCTGCAGCTCTAGCGGATAATGTCCTGATTGCTGGATGTTCTTGATCTTGAATACAC
The sequence above is a segment of the Saimiri boliviensis isolate mSaiBol1 chromosome 2, mSaiBol1.pri, whole genome shotgun sequence genome. Coding sequences within it:
- the RANBP6 gene encoding ran-binding protein 6 isoform X1, whose translation is MAATASAGVPAIVSEKQEFYQLLKNLINPSCMVRRQAEEIYENISGLCKTTFLLDAVRNRRAGYEVRQMAAALLRRLLSSGFEEVYPNLPADVQRDVKIELILAVKLETHASMRKKLCDIFAVLARNLIDEDGTNHWPEGLKFLIDSIYSKNVVLWEVALHVFWHFPGIFGTQERHDLDIIKRLLDQCIQDQEHPAIRTLSARAAAAFVLANENNIALFKDFADLLPGILQAVNDSCYQDDDSVLESLVEIADTVPKYLGPYLEDTLQLSLKLCGDSRLSNLQRQLALEVIVTLSETATPMLKKHTNIIAQAVPHILAMMVDLQDDEDWVNADEMEEDDFDSNAVAAESALDRLACGLGGKVVLPMTKEHIMQMLQSPDWKYRHAGLMALSAIGEGCHQQMESILDETVNSVLLFLQDPHPRVRAAACTTLGQMATDFAPNFQKKFHETVIAALLRTMENQGNQRVQSHAASALIIFIEDCPKSLLVLYLDSMVKNLHSILVIKLQELIRNGTKLALEQLITTIASVADTIEEKFVPYYDIFMPSLKHIVELALQKDLKLLRGKTIECISHIGLAVGKEKFMQDASNVMQLLLKTQTDLNNMEDDDPQTSYMVSAWARMCKILGKDFQQYLPLVIEPLIKTASAKPDVALLDTQDVENMSDDDGWQFVNLGDQQSFGIKTSGLEAKATACQMLVYYAKELREGFVEYTEQVVKLMVPLLKFYFHDSVRVAAAESMPFLLECARIRGPEYLAQMWQFICDPLIKAIGTEPDTDVLSEIMNSFAKCIEVMGDGCLNDEHLEELGGILKAKLEGHFKNQELRQVKRQEENYDQQVEMSLQDEDECDVYILTKVSDILHSLFSTYKEKILPWFEQLLPLIVNLICSSRPWPDRQWGLCIFDDIIEHCSPTSFKYVEYFRWPMLLNMRDNNPEVRQAAAYGLGVMAQFGGDDYRSLCSEAVPLLVKVIKCANSKTKKNVIATENCISAIGKILKFKPNCVNVDEVLPHWLSWLPLHEDKEEAIQTFSFLCDLIESNHPVVIGPNNSNLPKIISIIAEGKINETINYEDPCAKRLANVVRQVQTCEDLWLECVSQLDDEQQEALQELLNFA
- the RANBP6 gene encoding ran-binding protein 6 isoform X2 gives rise to the protein MKISQDPHPRVRAAACTTLGQMATDFAPNFQKKFHETVIAALLRTMENQGNQRVQSHAASALIIFIEDCPKSLLVLYLDSMVKNLHSILVIKLQELIRNGTKLALEQLITTIASVADTIEEKFVPYYDIFMPSLKHIVELALQKDLKLLRGKTIECISHIGLAVGKEKFMQDASNVMQLLLKTQTDLNNMEDDDPQTSYMVSAWARMCKILGKDFQQYLPLVIEPLIKTASAKPDVALLDTQDVENMSDDDGWQFVNLGDQQSFGIKTSGLEAKATACQMLVYYAKELREGFVEYTEQVVKLMVPLLKFYFHDSVRVAAAESMPFLLECARIRGPEYLAQMWQFICDPLIKAIGTEPDTDVLSEIMNSFAKCIEVMGDGCLNDEHLEELGGILKAKLEGHFKNQELRQVKRQEENYDQQVEMSLQDEDECDVYILTKVSDILHSLFSTYKEKILPWFEQLLPLIVNLICSSRPWPDRQWGLCIFDDIIEHCSPTSFKYVEYFRWPMLLNMRDNNPEVRQAAAYGLGVMAQFGGDDYRSLCSEAVPLLVKVIKCANSKTKKNVIATENCISAIGKILKFKPNCVNVDEVLPHWLSWLPLHEDKEEAIQTFSFLCDLIESNHPVVIGPNNSNLPKIISIIAEGKINETINYEDPCAKRLANVVRQVQTCEDLWLECVSQLDDEQQEALQELLNFA